A single region of the Drosophila miranda strain MSH22 chromosome 2, D.miranda_PacBio2.1, whole genome shotgun sequence genome encodes:
- the LOC117186992 gene encoding uncharacterized protein C11D3.03c-like codes for MASPTVPAPWCGRDFKPRSFDKHTPVVCYDKPRASVVSHKEYDDKRFLAITGETVQTLVVPKREARTWTMQEGDLCRITVHEGSQVGDLNFWNLENTQERFYSGKTRQLHSSHLKVYDRLWSCLPHLRPMATFVFDSLANYGIDEDGASLHDVIGTRCDDYTYKLITGQDRVGSCHSSLVKAVAEERGLTEQDVHDVWNIFMCTGFTKDTQQYFCKPSPARRGDFIEFVADMNLLVALSACPQGDVSIPVGAEVPDEKCHPLKVEVFRKK; via the exons ATGGCCAGCCCAACTGTGCCAGCCCCTTGGTGTGGACGTGACTTCAAGCCCCGCTCTTTCGATAAACACACGCCTGTCGTGTGCTACGACAAGCCCAGGGCATCCGTTGTTTCTCATAAGGAATACGAT GATAAACGCTTCCTGGCCATCACCGGAGAAACAGTCCAGACACTGGTAGTGCCGAAGCGAGAGGCCCGCACCTGGACCATGCAGGAGGGCGATCTGTGCCGTATCACTGTCCACGAGGGCTCGCAAGTGGGCGATTTGAACTTTTGGAATCTAGAGAACACGCAGGAGCGCTTCTACTCGGGCAAGACGCGTCAGCTGCACTCCTCCCACCTGAAGGTGTACGATCGCCTGTGGAGCTGCCTGCCCCACCTGCGTCCCATGGCCACGTTTGTGTTCGATTCTCTGGCTAACTATGGCATCGACGAAGACGGTGCCTCTCTGCATGATGTAATCGGAACGCGCTGTGATGATTACACCTACAAGCTGATAACGGGCCAAGATCGCGTCGGCAGCTGCCATAGTTCGCTAGTGAAGGCCGTGGCGGAGGAGCGCGGCCTGACCGAGCAGGATGTCCATGACGTGTGGAACATCTTCATGTGCACTGGCTTCACCAAAGACACACAGCAGTACTTCTGTAAGCCGAGTCCAGCCCGCAGAGGCGATTTTATCGAGTTTGTGGCTGACATGAATCTGCTGGTGGCTCTGAGTGCCTGTCCCCAAGGGGATGTCTCCATACCGGTGGGTGCCGAGGTGCCCGACGAGAAGTGTCACCCCCTGAAGGTGGAGGTGTTCCGCAAGAAATAG
- the LOC117186890 gene encoding nuclear pore complex protein Nup98-Nup96-like codes for MQGPYSNTILLIAKHLREAVKLRNLGALEEYGVSVWSLLYALWGRHEELSDDSNDANSHHTVMCRRNLFSEWLENTLVGRDLLTKKVSSHTYLDHMIDLLSCHRVSEACDLALNYDDAHLALTLAQLGSGAVVRMLLEEQLFAWQQSKSDKYIHLNRLKMFMMAAGVNMMQSSQGVINLMADNSWLTVVGMELWYFREPTSSITDALIEYDKAFQSEECYAEPPSPTYKGVPTAEERKKPVYDLRYHLLQLYSKRMHPLEETLNPITHTVDPMDFRLSWLLLQTLWALGYRHCSRLTEAQLTVDFASQLENEGLWQWGIFVLLHIESRHRRERAVQQMLLRNVSVLAQAAHNDEERFIVEQLGVPKSWVDYAKAVRAGSLGKRHLQAKHLLKAKHWAEAHEIIFEHIAPDALINGQTDYLHRLLIQFEDTEGCSSGIRVPNWANQGQIFLDFIDISSKFKQIRNVQNIEDIKARWENLKPQLSELCSRISLLPCPTAKHRLCQTEISQSLNCLVQGMCIVSSQMQSSAVLKVALERLPMPQESLSKELRTLLDELLEDLEHKH; via the exons ATGCAAGGCCCATACTCCA acACAATATTGCTGATTGCCAAGCACCTGAGAGAAGCCGTCAAACTGCGGAACCTGGGAGCCCTGGAGGAGTACGGGGTGTCAGTGTGGTCCCTGCTATACGCCCTATGGGGGCGACACGAAGAGCTCTCGGATGATTCGAACGACGCGAACAGTCACCACACGGTCATGTGTCGACGCAACCTTTTCTCCGAGTGGCTGGAGAACACCCTCGTGGGCAGAGATCTGCTGACCAAAAAGGTCAGCAGCCACACCTATCTGGACCACATGATAGATCTGCTCAGCTGCCATCGCGTGAGCGAGGCTTGCGATCTGGCCCTCAACTACGACGATGCCCACCTGGCTCTGACACTCGCTCAGCTGGGATCTGGTGCCGTCGTTCGCATGCTTTTGGAGGAGCAACTGTTCGCCTGGCAGCAGAGTAAATCGGATAAATACATCCACCTGAACCGCCTCAAGATGTTCATGATGGCCGCGGGTGTCAATATGATGCAGTCCTCCCAGGGGGTCATCAACCTGATGGCGGACAACAGCTGGCTGACGGTGGTGGGCATGGAGTTGTGGTACTTCAGGGAGCCCACGTCTTCCATTACGGACGCCCTAATCGAGTACGACAAGGCCTTCCAGTCCGAGGAGTGCTACGCAGAGCCGCCCAGCCCCACCTACAAGGGAGTACCCACCGCTGAAGAGAGAAAGAAACCTGTATACGACTTGCGCTACCATCTCCTGCAGCTGTATTCGAAGCGAATGCATCCGCTGGAGGAGACACTGAATCCCATAACCCACACAGTCGATCCCATGGACTTTCGTTTAAG ttggctgctgctgcagaccCTGTGGGCGCTCGGTTATCGCCACTGCTCGCGCCTGACCGAAGCCCAGCTGACGGTGGACTTTGCCAGCCAGTTGGAGAACGAGGGCCTCTGGCAGTGGGGCATCTTTGTGTTGCTGCACATCGAGAGCCGTCACCGTCGAGAGAGAGCCGTGCAACAGATGTTGCTGCGTAACGTGAGCGTATTGGCCCAGGCGGCACACAACGACGAGGAGCGCTTCATCGTAGAGCAGCTGGGTGTGCCCAAGTCCTGGGTGGACTATGCCAAGGCTGTGCGCGCCGGTTCTTTGGGCAAGCGGCATCTGCAGGCGAAGCATCTGCTAAAGGCCAAGCACTGGGCGGAGGCACACGAGATCATCTTCGAGCACATTGCGCCCGATGCCTTAATTAATG GTCAAACGGATTATTTGCACCGTCTGCTCATCCAGTTCGAGGACACCGAGGGCTGCAGCAGCGGCATCCGAGTGCCGAACTGGGCCAATCAGGGACAGATATTCCTGGACTTTATCGACATCAGTTCCAAGTTCAAACAGATACGGAACGTGCAGAACATTGAGGACATCAAGGCGCGCTGGGAGAACCTGAAGCCGCAGCTGAGCGAACTCTGTTCGCGCATCAGTCTGCTACCGTGTCCCACGGCCAAGCATCGTCTGTGCCAGACGGAGATCTCGCAGAGCCTCAACTGTCTGGTGCAAGGCATGTGCATTGTCAGCTCACAAATGCAGTCTTCCGCCGTGCTGAAAGTGGCACTCGAACGGCTGCCAATGCCACAGGAGTCCCTCTCGAAAGAGCTGCGCACGCTGCTGGACGAGCTGCTCGAAGATCTGGAGCATAAACACTAG
- the LOC108155969 gene encoding nuclear pore complex protein Nup98-Nup96, with the protein MFGGSKPSFGTTPSATSFGSFSNTAATTPFGQSAFGKPAAPAFGNTSTFAAQPAQPSLFGAAATPAQPAGGMFGASTSSAFGSTAGAPTSFGAFSQPQQAANIFGSPPPASNTSLFGQAATPAFGAAKPATLGMTAFGQTPAAQPTSSLFGQTAVATSASAFGSFGQAAPTTTNVFGSGTASAFAQPQPGAVASGVNPGSAVAKYQPTMGTDTQMKNGQPNSVSTKQHCITAMKEYELKSLEELRMEDYLSSRKGPQAGSPAGAFGFGSSATAAQPPASGLFGSTVQPSGGLFGQSVGQENKSLFGASAFGQPATSSAFGAPAQQNSFLQKPFGATAGTPFAQPAADASNPFGAKPAFGQGASMFGQAPATSAAPAFGQANTGFGSFGSTAGQQQQQTSLFGSTPAADPNKSAFGLGTAATAANTGFGFGTPATSTAGGGLFGAKPATSFAAPAFGATSTPNTGFGNFGMTNSVAAGGGLFNNAGGMNKPATTGFGGFGATAAAPLNFNAGNTGGSLFGNAAKPGGGLFGGTSTLGGQTQGGPVGGGGGLFGGGTGAFGTGGGSLGGGGAFASLGGNTSMAGGMGMGAQQQMGGGGMMQLSQQPIHQQILARVTSPYGDTPIFKDLRNGNGVDATRATNPAAQQAVMDMNNKQYKINLHDSPVPLKVKATSSSTRKSLFEGLEEFDASVEGFNIRPNARRLLINSKDKPTEASNLNSSVNSSGPHSIHAAVGRSSRESFNGAIPNEPSPAAPARSSRSPRDSRDQQQDTSRRESWLHPKNLEMVRQRNIQTGMDQQQSPLNSTLNELVPRKPLETYRPCSTQRLSVSTIPENPFEDQSQSASAIAKRDTFSDQQQASNESTLSNRTHEEEAALNRSRLVIEAAAEADLEPHPTGIVLRRAGYYTIPSLDDLKSYLAEDGSCVVPNFTIGREGYGNVYFGKEMDVAGLNLDELVHFRNKEIIIYPDDDNKPAINQGLNREAQVTLDQVWPVDKTQHVAVKDAQRLIEMDWEGKLRRVCDKNDTRFIEYRPETGSWVFRVKHFSKYGLEESDEECSIDKVPTDPKKPKMTALEAHHRAAGAQEAGQDKMTLNSLRHAQRISEDAARSLDPKALVTNVASNSFRPMDDSAEFMLLDKTQFFQCLSGAGTDFSMFESPRQQQPQTIVSPTAMLAKEMAGNEPHKMQLMKSSLFVDDEAFEDEVRVTNKRFQRHRHLSQAGPNAWTDMGASESSSPYDFGHTTPGLPVSSSASVASLLQSDETSSVATGSIFAEKPKPTALVVPSKVRPFKFVSKPKVAPVKVFGTTVPLVRSLLYEHRLKWVADLGFYKGRSLKLTFGPHNTLMVPQTVNNVRRAIEDGSVSLSSLIFMPRAANDLSPVLWQFCKFNMVHGHANFRQTIVPHLEVQLAEGSAVQIEDSQCPWLQAGTATQLIANHLREAVKLRNLGALEEYGVSVWSLLYALWGRHEELSDDSNDANSHHTVMCRRNLFSEWLENTLVGRDLLTKKVSSHTYLDHMIDLLSCHRVSEACDLALNYDDAHLALTLAQLGSGAVVRMLLEEQLFAWQQSKSDKYIHLNRLKMFMMAAGVNMMQSSQGVINLMEDNSWLTVVGMELWYFREPTSSITDALIEYDKAFQSEECYAEPPSPTYKGVPTAEERKKPVYDLRYHLLQLYSKRMHPLEETLNPITHTVDPMDFRLSWLLLQTLWALGYRHCSRLTEAQLTVDFASQLENEDLWQWGIFVLLHIESRHRRERAVQQMLLRNVSVLAQAAHNDEERFIVEQLGVPKSWVDYAKAVRAGSLGKRHLQAKHLLKAKHWAEAHEIIFEHIAPDALINGQTDYLHRLLIQFEDTEGCSSGIRVPNWANQGQIFLDFIDISSKFKQIRNVQNIEDIKARWENLKPQLSELCSRISLLPCPTAKHRLCQTEISQSLNCLVQGMCIVSPQMQSSAVLKVALERLPMPQESLSKELRTLLDELLEDLEHKH; encoded by the exons ATGTTTGGCGGCTCGAAACCCTCGTTTGGAACCACGCCCAGTGCCACCAGCTTTGGGAGCTTTAGCAACACGGCCGCGACCACACCATTCGGGCAGTCGGCCTTTGGCAAGCCAGCGGCACCAGCGTTTGGCAACACCTCGACCTTTGCCGCCCAGCCCGCACAGCCATCGCTCTTTGGTGCTGCAGCCACGCCGGCGCAGCCAGCCGGTGGCATGTTCGGGGCCAGTACGTCCAGCGCGTTCGGCAGCACCGCCGGCGCGCCCACATCATTTGGAG CCTTTTCGCAGCCGCAGCAGGCGGCAAACATATTTGGATCGCCGCCGCCGGCATCCAACACCTCGCTCTTTGGCCAGGCAGCAACACCGGCATTCGGAGCAGCCAAGCCAGCCACCCTGGGCATGACCGCCTTTGGCCAGACGCCAGCAGCACAGCCTACATCGTCGCTGTTTGGCCAGACGGCAGTCGCCACCAGCGCCTCGGCTTTTGGGAGTTTTGGCCAGGCAGCGCCCACCACCACAAATGTCTTTGGCAGTGGGACAGCATCGGCCTTTGCCCAGCCCCAACCCGGGGCCGTGGCCAGCGGCGTCAATCCGGGCTCGGCGGTGGCCAAGTATCAGCCAACGATGGGCACAGACACGCAGATGAAGAACGGACAGCCGAATAGTGTGAGCACCAAGCAGCACTGCATCACGGCCATGAAGGAGTACGAGCTCAAGTCGCTGGAGGAGCTGCGCATGGAGGATTATCTCAGTTCGCGCAAGGGTCCGCAGGCGGGCAGCCCGGCGGGGGCCTTTGGTTTCGGGAGTTCGGCCACGGCCGCCCAGCCCCCGGCCTCGGGGCTGTTCGGCAGCACGGTCCAGCCGAGTGGGGGACTCTTTGGCCAGTCGGTGGGGCAGGAGAACAAGAGTCTCTTCGGGGCATCGGCCTTTGGCCAGCCGGCCACGAGCAGCGCCTTCGGGGCACCCGCCCAGCAGAACAGTTTCCTGCAGAAGCCTTTCGGAGCGACAGCCGGCACGCCCTTTGCCCAGCCCGCCGCAGATGCCTCGAATCCGTTTGGGGCCAAGCCGGCCTTTGGCCAGGGAGCCAGCATGTTTGGCCAGGCACCCGCCACCAGTGCCGCTCCAGCCTTTGGCCAGGCTAACACAGGGTTCGGCTCCTTCGGCTCGACGGCaggacaacagcagcagcagacgtcGCTCTTTGGCAGCACCCCCGCCGCGGATCCCAACAAGTCGGCCTTCGGCCTGGGCACAGCTGCAACGGCGGCCAACACAGGGTTCGGTTTCGGTACGCCGGCCACCAGTACGGCCGGAGGAGGCCTGTTTGGGGCCAAGCCAGCCACAAGCTTCGCGGCGCCCGCCTTCGGAGCCACCTCAACGCCCAACACGGGCTTCGGGAACTTTGGGATGACCAACAGCGTCGCGGCGGGCGGAGGGCTCTTCAACAATGCAGGGGGCATGAACAAGCCAGCCACCACGGGATTTGGCGGCTTTGGGGCAACAGCTGCGGCGCCGCTAAACTTTAATGCCGGCAACACGGGAGGATCGCTCTTTGGGAACGCAGCCAAGCCGGGAGGCGGCCTTTTCGGTGGAACATCCACGCTGGGTGGCCAGACGCAGGGTGGCCCagtcggaggaggaggaggactcTTTGGTGGTGGAACTGGAGCCTTCGGCACAGGCGGCGGCTCACTCGGCGGCGGCGGAGCATTTGCCAGCCTCGGGGGGAACACATCGATGGCCGGCGGCATGGGGATGGGGGCCCAGCAGCAGATGGGCGGAGGCGGCATGATGCAGCTATCGCAGCAGCCCATCCACCAGCAGATCCTGGCCCGTGTGACCTCTCCCTACGGGGACACGCCCATCTTCAAGGACCTGCGTAACGGCAATGGTGTGGACGCCACGAGGGCCACCAATCCCGCCGCGCAACAGGCCGTGATGGACATGAACAACAAACAATACAAGATCAACCTCCACGACAGCCCGGTCCCCTTGAAGGTGAAGGCCACGAGCAGCAGCACCCGCAAGTCCTTGTTCGAGGGTCTCGAAGAGTTCGATGCCAGTGTCGAGGGCTTCAACATCAGGCCGAATGCCAGGCGTCTTTTGATCAATTCCAAGGACAAGCCAACCGAAGCCTCAAACTTGAATTCTTCGGTGAACAGCAGCGGGCCGCACAGCATCCATGCGGCTGTAGGGCGCTCCAGTCGAGAGTCCTTCAATGGAGCAATTCCCAATGAACCATCGCCAGCTGCTCCGGCCAGAAGCTCCCGCTCTCCCAGAGACAGCAGAGACCAGCAGCAGGACACGAGTCGCCGCGAGTCCTGGCTGCATCCCAAGAACCTGGAGATGGTGCGACAGCGCAACATCCAGACGGGCATGGACCAGCAGCAGTCGCCCCTCAACAGCACCCTCAACGAGCTGGTGCCGCGCAAACCCCTGGAGACCTATCGTCCCTGCTCCACACAGCGCCTGTCCGTGTCCACCATACCAGAGAACCCGTTCGAGGATCAGTCGCAGTCGGCCAGTGCCATTGCCAAGCGGGACACCTTCTCGGACCAGCAGCAGGCGAGCAACGAGAGCACCCTCTCGAACCGCACCCACGAAGAGGAGGCCGCCCTGAATCGCAGCCGACTGGTTATTGAGGCGGCTGCTGAGGCGGACCTCGAGCCCCATCCCACGGGCATAGTGTTGCGTCGCGCGGGCTACTACACGATACCCTCGCTGGATGATCTCAAGTCCTACCTGGCCGAGGATGGGTCTTGTGTGGTGCCCAATTTCACCATCGGACGCGAGGGCTATGGCAATGTGTACTTCGGCAAGGAGATGGATGTGGCTGGACTGAATCTGGATGAGCTTG TTCACTTCCGTAACAAGGAGATCATCATTTATCCCGACGATGACAACAAGCCGGCCATCAACCAAGGCCTGAATCGTGAGGCACAAGTCACCCTCGACCAGGTGTGGCCCGTGGACAAAACCCAGCATGTGGCTGTGAAGGATGCCCAGCGTCTGATCGAAATGGACTGGGAGGGAAAGCTGCGTCGTGTGTGCGACAAAAACGATACGCGCTTCATCGAGTACCGCCCGGAGACGGGCAGCTGGGTGTTCCGTGTGAAGCATTTCTCCAAGTACGGCCTGGAGGAGAGCGACGAGGAGTGCAGCATCGACAAAGTGCCCACCGATCCAAAGAAGCCAAAAATGACGGCCCTCGAGGCACATCATCGAGCAGCGGGGGCCCAGGAGGCCGGACAGGATAAGATGACACTCAATTCGCTGCGGCATGCCCAGAGGATATCCGAGGATGCCGCCCGCTCGCTGGATCCCAAGGCGTTGGTCACGAATGTGGCCAGCAACAGTTTCCGGCCCATGGATGATTCGGCCGAGTTTATGCTGCTGGACAAGACCC AATTCTTTCAGTGTCTTTCTGGCGCCGGGACGGATTTCTCCATGTTTGAGTCGCCacgacagcagcagccccagaCCATTGTCAGCCCCACAGCCATGCTGGCCAAGGAGATGGCCGGCAATGAGCCACACAAAATGCAACTGATGAAGTCCTCGCTGTTTGTAGACGACGAGGCCTTCGAAGATGAAGTCAGAG TGACTAACAAGCGCTTCCAACGCCACCGACACTTGTCCCAGGCAGGGCCGAACGCCTGGACAGACATGGGAGCCTCTGAATCCTCCAGTCCGTATGATTTTGGCCACACAACTCCCGGCCTGCCCGTCTCCTCATCGGCCTCTGTGGCCAGTCTGCTGCAGTCGGATGAG ACCTCTTCGGTGGCCACTGGCAGCATCTTTGCggaaaagccaaagccaacaGCACTTGTGGTACCCTCCAAGGTGCGACCGTTTAAGTTTGTGAGCAAGCCCAAGGTGGCGCCTGTCAAGGTTTTCGGCACAACAGTGCCGCTCGTCCGTTCACTTTTGTACGAGCATCGCCTCAAGTGGGTGGCCGATCTGGGCTTCTACAAGGGCCGCAGCTTGAAGCTGACCTTTGGTCCGCACAACACACTGATGGTGCCCCAGACCGTGAACAATGTGCGCCGAGCCATAGAAG ATGGCAGCGTGTCGCTATCCTCTCTGATCTTTATGCCACGGGCAGCCAATGATTTGTCGCCCGTTTTGTGGCAGTTTTGCAAATTCAATATGGTGCATGGCCACGCGAACTTTCGCCAGACGATTGTGCCCCATTTGGAGGTGCAGCTGGCCGAGGGCTCGGCCGTGCAGATCGAGGATAGCCAGTGTCCCTGGCTGCAGGCGGGCACGGCCACGCAGCTGATTGCCAATCACCTGAGAGAAGCCGTCAAACTGCGGAACCTGGGAGCCCTGGAGGAGTACGGGGTGTCAGTGTGGTCCCTGCTATACGCCCTATGGGGGCGACACGAAGAGCTCTCGGATGATTCGAACGACGCGAACAGTCACCACACGGTCATGTGTCGACGCAACCTTTTCTCCGAGTGGCTGGAGAACACCCTCGTGGGCAGAGATCTGCTGACCAAAAAGGTCAGCAGCCACACCTATCTGGACCACATGATAGATCTGCTCAGCTGCCATCGCGTGAGCGAGGCTTGCGATCTGGCCCTCAACTACGACGATGCCCACCTGGCTCTGACACTCGCTCAGCTGGGATCTGGAGCCGTCGTTCGCATGCTTTTGGAGGAGCAACTGTTCGCCTGGCAGCAGAGTAAATCGGATAAATACATCCACCTGAACCGCCTCAAGATGTTCATGATGGCCGCGGGTGTCAATATGATGCAGTCCTCCCAGGGGGTCATCAACCTGATGGAGGACAACAGCTGGCTGACGGTGGTGGGCATGGAGTTGTGGTACTTCAGGGAGCCCACGTCTTCCATTACGGACGCCCTAATCGAGTACGACAAGGCCTTCCAGTCCGAGGAGTGCTACGCAGAGCCGCCCAGCCCCACCTACAAGGGAGTACCCACCGCTGAAGAGAGAAAGAAACCTGTATACGACTTGCGCTACCATCTCCTGCAGCTGTATTCGAAGCGAATGCATCCGCTGGAGGAGACACTGAATCCCATAACCCACACAGTCGATCCCATGGACTTTCGTTTAAG ttggctgctgctgcagaccCTGTGGGCGCTCGGTTATCGCCACTGCTCGCGCCTGACCGAAGCCCAGCTGACGGTGGACTTTGCCAGCCAGTTGGAGAACGAGGACCTCTGGCAGTGGGGCATCTTTGTGTTGCTGCACATCGAAAGCCGTCACCGTCGAGAGAGAGCCGTGCAACAGATGTTGCTGCGTAACGTGAGCGTATTGGCCCAGGCGGCACACAACGACGAGGAGCGCTTCATCGTAGAGCAGCTGGGTGTGCCCAAGTCCTGGGTGGACTATGCCAAGGCTGTGCGCGCCGGTTCTTTGGGCAAGCGGCATCTGCAGGCGAAGCATCTGCTAAAGGCCAAGCACTGGGCGGAGGCACACGAGATCATCTTCGAGCACATTGCGCCCGATGCCTTAATTAATG GTCAAACGGATTATTTGCACCGTCTGCTCATCCAGTTCGAGGACACCGAGGGCTGCAGCAGCGGCATACGAGTGCCGAACTGGGCCAATCAGGGACAGATATTCCTGGACTTTATCGACATCAGTTCCAAGTTCAAACAGATACGGAACGTGCAGAACATTGAGGACATCAAGGCGCGCTGGGAGAACCTGAAGCCGCAGCTGAGCGAACTCTGTTCGCGCATCAGTCTGCTACCGTGTCCCACGGCCAAGCATCGTCTGTGCCAGACGGAAATCTCGCAGAGCCTCAACTGTCTGGTGCAAGGCATGTGCATTGTCAGCCCACAAATGCAGTCTTCCGCCGTGCTGAAAGTGGCACTCGAACGGCTGCCAATGCCACAGGAGTCCCTCTCGAAAGAGCTGCGCACGCTGCTGGACGAGCTGCTCGAAGATCTGGAGCATAAACACTAG